DNA from Mycobacterium bourgelatii:
TCCTCCTGGCCCAAGATGTAGCCACCGCGCGCGACACCTTCCGGGCTGGTGCCCTCCAGCACGGGCACGTTCTGGCGGGTCAGCATCAACCCGGCCGGGCCGCTTCCGTTGCCGCGAGCCAGAATCGTGTGCCACGCGTACGCCGTTTCGTTGGCGTCGGCCGGGCGCACCACCGACAGGTTGGGGATGGCGCGCAGCGCTGAAAGGTGCTCGATCGGTTGGTGCGTCGGGCCGTCTTCGCCCAACCCGATCGAATCGTGCGTCCAGACGTAGATGGTGTCGATATCCATCAGCGACGCCAACCGCACGGCGGGACGCATGTAGTCCGAGAACTGCAAGAACGTGCCACCATACGCCCGGGTGGGGCCGTGCAGGACGATCCCGGACAGGATGGCGCCCATGGCGTGCTCCCGCACCCCGAAGTGCAGGGTGCGGCCGTACCAGTCCGCGGTGTAGTCCTTGGTCGAGATCGACGGCGGACCAAATGACTTCGCGCCTTTGATGGTGGTGTTATTGCTGCCCGCCAAGTCGGCCGAACCGCCCCACAACTCCGGCAACTTCGGTCCCACCGCGTTCAGCACGTCCTGGGATGCCTTGCGGGTGGCCACCGCGTCGGAGCCGGGTTCCCACTTGGGCAGGTCGGCATCCCAGCCCTCGGGCAACTCATTGGCCGTCAACCGGTCCAGCAGCGCCTTACGTTCGGGCTCCCGCTCGGCCCAGGCGTCGAACTCCTGCTGCCATTTCTCGTGGGCTTCCTTGCCGCGGTCCACCAACTTGCGGGTGTGAGCGATGACCTCGTCACGCACCTCGAAGGTTTTGTCGGGGTCGAAGCCGAGGATCTTCTTCACCTCGGCCACCTCTTCGTCGCCGAGCGCGGCGCCGTGCGCCTTACCGGTGTTCATCAGGTTGGGCGCCGGGTAGCCGATGATGGTGCGCAGCACGATGAATGACGGGCGGCCGGTTTCGGCCTTTGCATTTGCGATCGCCTCTTCGATGCCGACGACGTTCTCGCCGCCCTCCACCTCCTGCACGTGCCAGCCGTAGGCCCGGTAGCGCGCAGCGGTGTTCTCGCACAGGGCGATCTTGGTGTCGTCCTCGATCGAGATCTGGTTGCTGTCGTAGAACACGATCAGGTTGCCCAGTTGCTGCACGCCGGCCAGCGACGACGCTTCGGATGTCACGCCCTCTTCGATGTCACCGTCGGAGGCGATCACGTAGATGTAGTGGTCGAACGGGCTGGTGCCGGGCTCGGCGTCCGGATCGAACAGGCCACGCTCGTAGCGGGCCGCCATCGCCATCCCGACCGCCGAGGCCAACCCCTGACCCAACGGCCCGGTGGTGATCTCCACACCCCGGGTGTGCCGGAACTCCGGGTGGCCCGGGGTCTTGGACTTCCAGGTCCGCAGCGCCTTGATGTCCTCCAGTTCGAGGCCGAACCCGCCGAGGTAGAGCTGCAGATAGAGCGTCAGGCTGCTGTGCCCCGCCGAGAGCACGAAGCGGTCGCGGCCGAGCCAATGGGTATCGCTGGGATCGTGCCGCAGGGTGCGCTGGAAGAGCGTGTAGGCCAGCGGGGCCAGGCTCATCGCCGTGCCGGGGTGACCATTGCCCACCTTTTGGACGGCGTCGGCGGCGAGGATTCGGATCGTGTCGACCGCAGCCGAATCGATCTCGGTCCAATCGTCGGGGTGGCGCGGTCGGGTTAACGCGGAGATCTCTTCGAGTGTGGTCACAAATTCAGCCCTCAATCCTGAGCGAATTAAACTGATCAAAGCCCACCCTAGTGGGGGATGGCGGACAGCAGCAGGCCCAGTTCGGGGGTACCCACTCAGAGGGCGTGAAACGTAACCTGCCGGCCATCCGACCTTTGCATTCGGTGGCAAGTGCACCCTAGGCTGCCGCAGTCGTGCTGATGCGGTCTACCATCGTGCGTAGTAGAAGCTGCGCGCGGCTGCGATCCGAGGAGTTTATGCGTGAGCGTTCGCGGGCGCGTCGCGCCTAGCCGAATAGAAGGCGGTGTCACCCGCCGCATTTCCGGCACGGTGCTGGCATACCTGGCATTGACCAAGCCACGGGTCATCGAGCTGCTGCTGGTCACCGCGATACCGGCGATGCTGCTGGCCCACCGCGGCAGCGTGAACCCGTTGCTGATCCTCAACACGCTGGTCGGCGGCATGATGGCCGCCGGTGGCGCCAACACGCTCAACTGTGTGGCCGACGCCGATATCGACAAGGTGATGAAGCGGACCGCGCGCCGGCCGCTGGCGCGGGCCGCGGTGCCGCCCAGGAATGCCCTCATCCAGGGACTGGTGCTGACCGCGGGAGCCTTCTTCTGGTTGTGGTGGACGACCAACCTGCTGTCCGGGATTCTGGCCCTGGCGACCGTGGCCTTCTATGTCTTCGTGTACACGCTGTGGCTCAAACGCCGCACGTCGCAAAACGTGGTCTGGGGCGGGGCCGCCGGCTGTATGCCGGTGATGATCGGCTGGTCCGCCAGCACCGGGACGATCACCTGGCCGGCCCTGGCGATGTTCGCGATCATCTTCTTTTGGACTCCGCCGCATACCTGGGCATTGGCGATGCGGTACAAGGAGGACTACAAAATTGCCGGCGTGCCGATGCTGCCGGCCGTGGCGACCGAGCGTCAGGTCACCAAGCAGATCTTGATCTACACCTGGCTGACCGTGCTGGCGACGTTGGCGTTGACGCCGGCCGCCGGTTGGCTGTACGCGGCGGTCGCCGTGGTGGCCGGGGTCTGGTTCCTGGCCATGGCGCATCAGTTGTACGCCGGAGTACGTGCCGGGGAGCCGGTGAAGCCGTTGCGCTTGTTCCTGCAGTCGAACAACTACCTGGCGGTGGTGTTCTGCGCGCTTGCCGTCGATTCGGCGATCGCGTTGCCGACTCTGATCTGACGTTCAGAACCACAACGATTAAAAGCCACGTCCGTACCGCGCCGGTGGCAGAGGCTCGGAGCGGCAGCGAATCAAAATCCCAGTTCGCGAGCGCTTTTCAAGCCGTGGGCCGCATCGACGTTCGGTAGCACCAGTCCCCTCGCGGGGCGCCTCGGCCGAGGTTATGCGTTTGCGATACCCGCCGTCGCGATATCGGATAAACGAGTAATACCAGCCCATTTCGACTTGTCCGCTCACGAATTCGAGCTTGTCCCGCAAAGACCAAATATGGAGGTGCCCGGCATGATGTTGCACATTGTCCCTGAAGGCTCGTTTACCTCCGGTCGTGGTGCTTCCGCCGCGCTGACCACACGGTTGGGTGCCGACGGCTGAACCATGACCGCACCGATCTGGATGGCTTCGCCTCCAGAGGTGCATTCGGCGTTACTGAGTAGTGGCCCCGGCCCGGGCTCGTTGCTGTCCGCGGCCAGTGCCTGGAGCTCACTGAGCGCCGAATACGCCTCTGTGGCAGACGAATTACTCGCCGTGCTCGCCTCGGTTCAAGGCGGGGCATGGGATGGTCCCAGCGCTGAAGCGTATGTGGCATCCCACGCGCCGTACCTGGAGTGGCTGACGGTGTCGAGCACCGTCAGCGCCGCCGCGGCGGTGCACCACGAGGCGGCAGCCGCCGCCTACACTGCCGCACTGGCCGCCATGCCGACGTTGGCCGAATTGGCCGCCAATCACGTCACGCATGGGGTGTTGGTGGCAACGAATTTCTTCGGTATCAACACGATTCCTATCG
Protein-coding regions in this window:
- the tkt gene encoding transketolase, which codes for MTTLEEISALTRPRHPDDWTEIDSAAVDTIRILAADAVQKVGNGHPGTAMSLAPLAYTLFQRTLRHDPSDTHWLGRDRFVLSAGHSSLTLYLQLYLGGFGLELEDIKALRTWKSKTPGHPEFRHTRGVEITTGPLGQGLASAVGMAMAARYERGLFDPDAEPGTSPFDHYIYVIASDGDIEEGVTSEASSLAGVQQLGNLIVFYDSNQISIEDDTKIALCENTAARYRAYGWHVQEVEGGENVVGIEEAIANAKAETGRPSFIVLRTIIGYPAPNLMNTGKAHGAALGDEEVAEVKKILGFDPDKTFEVRDEVIAHTRKLVDRGKEAHEKWQQEFDAWAEREPERKALLDRLTANELPEGWDADLPKWEPGSDAVATRKASQDVLNAVGPKLPELWGGSADLAGSNNTTIKGAKSFGPPSISTKDYTADWYGRTLHFGVREHAMGAILSGIVLHGPTRAYGGTFLQFSDYMRPAVRLASLMDIDTIYVWTHDSIGLGEDGPTHQPIEHLSALRAIPNLSVVRPADANETAYAWHTILARGNGSGPAGLMLTRQNVPVLEGTSPEGVARGGYILGQEEDDEEPDVVLIATGSEVQLAVEAQKLLADKDIVARVVSMPCVEWFESQPVEYRDSVLPPSVSARVAVEAGVAQSWHKLVGDTGKIVSIEHYGESADYKTLFREYGFTAEAVAAAAEEVVDN
- a CDS encoding heme o synthase, producing the protein MSVRGRVAPSRIEGGVTRRISGTVLAYLALTKPRVIELLLVTAIPAMLLAHRGSVNPLLILNTLVGGMMAAGGANTLNCVADADIDKVMKRTARRPLARAAVPPRNALIQGLVLTAGAFFWLWWTTNLLSGILALATVAFYVFVYTLWLKRRTSQNVVWGGAAGCMPVMIGWSASTGTITWPALAMFAIIFFWTPPHTWALAMRYKEDYKIAGVPMLPAVATERQVTKQILIYTWLTVLATLALTPAAGWLYAAVAVVAGVWFLAMAHQLYAGVRAGEPVKPLRLFLQSNNYLAVVFCALAVDSAIALPTLI